The Streptomyces sp. NBC_00670 genome window below encodes:
- a CDS encoding anti-sigma factor family protein: MSNVYGGYGTGSPGSVQGPRGGSGDDNVHETVGAYALGILDDAEATAFEAHLATCEWCGQQLDALAGMEPMLAALADLPGAGTPAIGESLSAKPSPRLVERLVDEVSEKRALKRRRGFYLVAAAAALIIGGPLAVMAVNGGDDGGGSTTQASAPAAAKAAFESIDDKVSHTDAGTAVSAVVAMQQKDWGTDAVLELKNVKGPQKCSLIAVGKNGERETVSSWSVPNWGYGIENAKSDEAKQPLYVRGGAAFKPNDIDHFEVMTFDGKRLVEVNA, encoded by the coding sequence ATGAGCAACGTCTACGGGGGATACGGAACCGGTTCCCCCGGCTCCGTGCAAGGTCCACGCGGCGGCTCCGGGGACGACAACGTCCACGAGACCGTCGGCGCCTACGCCCTCGGCATCCTCGACGACGCCGAGGCCACGGCCTTCGAGGCCCACCTCGCCACGTGCGAGTGGTGCGGACAGCAGCTCGACGCTCTCGCCGGGATGGAACCGATGCTGGCCGCGCTCGCGGACCTGCCCGGCGCCGGGACCCCCGCGATCGGCGAGTCCCTCTCCGCGAAGCCCAGCCCGCGTCTGGTCGAACGACTGGTCGACGAGGTGTCGGAGAAGCGTGCGCTCAAGCGGCGCCGCGGTTTCTACCTGGTGGCCGCCGCGGCCGCGCTCATCATCGGCGGTCCGCTCGCCGTGATGGCGGTCAACGGCGGTGACGACGGGGGCGGTTCGACCACCCAGGCGTCGGCGCCGGCCGCCGCGAAGGCGGCGTTCGAGAGCATCGACGACAAGGTGTCCCACACGGACGCGGGGACGGCGGTCAGTGCGGTCGTCGCCATGCAGCAGAAGGACTGGGGCACCGATGCGGTGCTGGAGCTGAAGAACGTCAAGGGGCCGCAGAAGTGCTCGTTGATCGCCGTCGGCAAGAACGGTGAGCGGGAGACGGTGAGTTCGTGGTCGGTGCCGAACTGGGGGTACGGCATCGAGAACGCGAAGTCCGACGAGGCGAAGCAGCCGCTGTACGTGCGCGGGGGCGCGGCCTTCAAACCGAACGACATCGACCACTTCGAGGTCATGACGTTCGACGGCAAGCGGTTGGTCGAGGTCAACGCGTAG
- a CDS encoding sigma-70 family RNA polymerase sigma factor has translation MGVRKDSAVADERRPRARHRMTPSASNSSAEPDEELMRALYREHAGPLLAYVLRLVAGDRQRAEDVVQETLIRAWKNAGQLNRATGSVRPWLVTVARRIVIDGHRSRQARPQEVDPSPLEVIPAEDEIDKALWLMTLSDALDDLTPAHREVLVETYFKGRTVNEAAETLGIPSGTVRSRVFYALRSMKLALEERGVTA, from the coding sequence GTGGGCGTGCGCAAGGATTCCGCCGTGGCTGATGAACGAAGGCCAAGGGCCCGACATCGCATGACTCCGTCCGCGTCGAACTCCTCGGCCGAACCGGACGAGGAGCTGATGCGTGCGTTGTACCGGGAACACGCGGGACCGTTGCTCGCCTATGTGCTGCGTCTGGTCGCGGGCGACCGGCAGCGTGCCGAGGACGTCGTGCAGGAAACGCTCATCCGTGCCTGGAAGAACGCCGGTCAGCTGAATCGAGCGACCGGTTCGGTACGCCCCTGGCTGGTGACGGTCGCCCGGCGCATCGTCATCGACGGCCACCGCAGCCGGCAGGCCCGGCCGCAGGAGGTGGACCCGTCGCCGCTGGAGGTCATCCCCGCGGAGGACGAGATCGACAAGGCGTTGTGGCTGATGACACTCTCGGACGCGCTGGACGACCTGACCCCTGCTCACAGGGAGGTCCTGGTTGAAACGTACTTCAAAGGGCGTACGGTCAATGAGGCGGCCGAAACGCTCGGGATACCCAGCGGCACGGTGCGCTCACGGGTGTTCTACGCCCTGCGGTCGATGAAGCTGGCTCTCGAGGAGCGCGGGGTGACGGCATGA
- a CDS encoding CGNR zinc finger domain-containing protein, producing the protein MLPSSTTGAPADTPRFDAGRPSLALLATTHPAEHLLTPAALRTWITTTPLVPSGTDLSHVDPAWLPPFRELRDHTARLTEETLDPRTTPADVLAEALAHLNARARQAAPPAPRALRAPDGTLVRTLQAPPSCAALLAALARDAVDLLTDPAARARLRRCEGDNCPLVYLDTSRGRRRRWCSSELCGNRERVARHRRRAALART; encoded by the coding sequence ATGCTCCCGTCCTCCACAACCGGCGCCCCCGCCGACACCCCCCGCTTCGACGCCGGCCGCCCCTCCCTCGCCCTCCTCGCCACCACCCACCCCGCCGAACACCTCCTCACCCCCGCCGCCCTCCGCACCTGGATCACCACCACCCCCCTCGTCCCGTCCGGCACCGACCTCTCCCACGTCGACCCCGCCTGGCTCCCCCCGTTCCGCGAACTCCGCGACCACACGGCCCGGTTGACCGAGGAGACCCTCGACCCCCGCACCACGCCCGCCGACGTCCTCGCCGAAGCCCTCGCGCACCTCAACGCCCGCGCCCGCCAGGCGGCACCCCCCGCCCCCCGTGCGCTCCGCGCCCCCGACGGCACCCTCGTCCGCACCCTCCAGGCACCGCCCAGCTGCGCCGCGCTGCTCGCCGCGCTCGCCCGGGACGCCGTGGACCTGCTCACCGACCCGGCCGCCCGTGCGCGGCTGCGCCGGTGCGAGGGCGACAACTGCCCCCTCGTCTACCTGGACACCTCGCGCGGCCGGCGCCGCCGCTGGTGTTCGAGCGAGCTGTGCGGCAACCGCGAACGCGTCGCCCGCCACCGGCGCCGCGCGGCGCTGGCGCGCACCTGA
- a CDS encoding uroporphyrinogen-III synthase has product MDDEQQSSQQGPPGGGPGAGHAYGPLAGFTVGVTAARRAEELGVLLERRGAAVQHAPALRIVPLSDDGELLAATKELLRQAPDVVVATTAIGFRGWIEAADGWGLGEELLARLRDDDVELLARGPKVKGAVRAAGLTERWSPSSESMAEVLDRLLDQGVDGRRIAVQLHGEPLPGFVEALRESGAEVVGVPVYRWLPPEDLGPLDRLLDATVARGIDALTFTSAPAAASLFSRAEQRGMLDDVLAALEHDVLAACVGPVTAVPLQARGVPTVQPERFRLGPLVQLLCRELPGRARTLPVAGHRVEIRGHAVVVDGELRAVPPAGMSLLRALAQRPGWVVPRAVLLRALPGAGRDEHAVETAMTRLRAALGAPGLIQTVVKRGYRLALDAAGDCEPG; this is encoded by the coding sequence ATGGACGACGAACAGCAGTCATCGCAGCAGGGGCCGCCGGGCGGGGGCCCTGGGGCCGGGCACGCGTACGGGCCGCTCGCCGGGTTCACCGTCGGGGTGACCGCCGCGCGCCGGGCCGAGGAACTGGGCGTGCTGCTCGAACGGCGCGGCGCCGCCGTCCAGCACGCCCCCGCCCTGCGTATCGTGCCGCTCTCCGACGACGGCGAACTCCTCGCCGCCACCAAGGAGTTGCTGCGCCAGGCGCCCGACGTGGTGGTCGCCACCACGGCCATCGGCTTCCGCGGCTGGATCGAGGCCGCCGACGGCTGGGGGCTCGGCGAGGAACTCCTCGCCCGGCTCCGCGACGACGACGTCGAACTCCTCGCCCGCGGCCCCAAGGTCAAGGGCGCGGTACGGGCCGCCGGGCTCACCGAACGCTGGTCGCCGTCGTCGGAGTCGATGGCCGAGGTGCTCGACCGGCTCCTCGACCAGGGCGTCGACGGCCGCCGCATCGCCGTCCAGCTGCACGGCGAGCCGCTGCCCGGCTTCGTCGAGGCGCTGCGGGAGAGCGGGGCGGAGGTGGTCGGGGTGCCGGTGTACCGGTGGCTGCCGCCGGAGGACCTCGGGCCGCTCGACCGGCTCCTCGACGCGACGGTCGCGCGCGGGATCGACGCCCTGACGTTCACCAGCGCGCCCGCCGCCGCCTCCCTCTTCTCCCGGGCGGAACAACGGGGGATGCTCGACGACGTGCTCGCCGCACTGGAGCACGACGTGCTGGCGGCGTGCGTCGGGCCGGTGACGGCGGTGCCGTTGCAGGCGCGGGGGGTGCCGACGGTGCAGCCCGAGCGGTTCCGGCTCGGGCCGCTCGTGCAGCTCCTGTGCCGTGAGCTGCCGGGGCGTGCCCGGACCCTGCCGGTGGCCGGACACCGGGTGGAGATCCGGGGCCATGCGGTGGTGGTGGACGGGGAGTTGCGGGCGGTGCCGCCGGCGGGGATGTCGCTGCTGCGGGCGTTGGCGCAGCGGCCGGGGTGGGTCGTGCCCCGGGCCGTGCTCCTGCGTGCGCTTCCGGGTGCCGGGCGGGACGAGCACGCCGTCGAGACGGCGATGACTCGGCTGCGGGCGGCGTTGGGTGCGCCGGGGTTGATTCAGACGGTGGTGAAGCGGGGGTACCGGCTGGCGCTGGACGCGGCGGGTGACTGCGAGCCGGGGTGA
- a CDS encoding MFS transporter, whose product MTVPSRSAGRWIERWDPEDEAFWEERGERIANRNLFFSVVSEHIGFSVWTLWSVLVLFMGPEYGLSPADKFLLTSVVTLVGAVVRVPYTFAVAVFGGRNWTVISASLLLVPTTAAFVVMEPGTSFSTFLLVALLAGIGGGNFASSMTNINAFFPLRKKGWALGLNAGGGNIGVPVIQLVALALIGAGGGPRLLLGIYIPLILLAAVLAALRMDNLASVRNDTGAAKDAARDVHTWIMSFLYVGTFGSFIGYSFAFGMVLQNQFGRTPLQAAYLTFIGPLLGSLIRPVGGRLADRYGGARITLWNYVGMAAATAGLLAAGLAGSLPLFVTVFVALFVLSGLGNGSTFKMIPGIFQAKALAEGLTGEAAAAYGRRLSGAAMGLIGAVGALGGVGINLAFRQSFLSYGSGTGAFAAFLAFYAACFALTWAVYLRRPAGRPRTTAASEAKAQLSYVEV is encoded by the coding sequence ATGACCGTTCCGAGCAGGTCCGCCGGCCGCTGGATCGAGCGTTGGGATCCGGAGGACGAGGCGTTCTGGGAGGAGAGGGGGGAGCGGATCGCGAACCGCAATCTGTTCTTCTCCGTGGTGTCCGAGCACATCGGGTTCTCCGTGTGGACCCTGTGGTCCGTGCTCGTGCTGTTCATGGGCCCCGAGTACGGGCTGAGCCCCGCCGACAAGTTCCTGCTGACGTCGGTCGTCACGCTCGTCGGCGCGGTCGTCCGCGTCCCCTACACCTTCGCCGTCGCGGTGTTCGGGGGGCGGAACTGGACCGTGATCTCCGCGAGTCTGCTGCTCGTGCCGACCACCGCCGCGTTCGTCGTCATGGAGCCCGGCACCTCCTTCTCCACCTTCCTCCTCGTCGCGCTGCTCGCCGGGATCGGCGGCGGCAACTTCGCCTCCTCCATGACCAACATCAACGCCTTCTTCCCGCTGCGGAAGAAGGGGTGGGCGCTCGGGCTCAACGCGGGCGGCGGCAACATCGGCGTGCCCGTGATCCAGCTCGTCGCGCTCGCCCTCATCGGCGCGGGCGGCGGCCCCCGGCTGCTGCTCGGCATCTACATCCCGCTGATCCTGCTGGCCGCCGTGCTCGCCGCGCTGCGCATGGACAACCTCGCCTCCGTGAGGAACGACACCGGCGCCGCCAAGGACGCCGCGCGGGACGTCCACACCTGGATCATGTCCTTCCTCTACGTCGGCACGTTCGGTTCGTTCATCGGCTACAGCTTCGCCTTCGGGATGGTGCTGCAGAACCAGTTCGGGCGCACCCCGCTGCAGGCCGCGTACCTCACTTTCATCGGCCCGCTCCTCGGCTCCCTCATCCGCCCCGTCGGCGGCCGGCTCGCCGACCGCTACGGCGGCGCGCGCATCACCCTGTGGAACTACGTCGGCATGGCCGCCGCCACCGCGGGGCTCCTCGCGGCCGGCCTCGCCGGTTCGCTGCCGCTGTTCGTGACCGTGTTCGTCGCACTGTTCGTGCTCAGCGGGCTCGGCAACGGCTCGACGTTCAAGATGATCCCCGGCATCTTCCAGGCCAAGGCCCTGGCCGAGGGGCTCACGGGCGAGGCGGCCGCGGCGTACGGGCGCCGGCTCTCCGGCGCGGCGATGGGGCTGATCGGCGCGGTGGGCGCGCTCGGCGGCGTCGGCATCAACCTCGCCTTCCGCCAGTCCTTCCTCTCCTACGGCTCCGGCACCGGCGCGTTCGCCGCCTTCCTCGCCTTCTACGCCGCCTGCTTCGCCCTCACCTGGGCCGTATACCTTCGCCGCCCGGCCGGCCGGCCCCGTACGACGGCCGCCTCGGAGGCGAAGGCGCAGCTCAGCTACGTTGAGGTGTGA
- a CDS encoding ATP-binding protein, producing MVTVALPDTWVYALRLPHDPRAARVARMTVRAALHGHGMGEVVDTVELLTSELVTNAYLHGGKGSASLRLTALGDGRLRVGLWDGCPRIPPPFDRPTGDRVPLVPPDSETGRGLYLVQRYADAWGGWPLAGDLLGRGGGKLLWFEVRGGAVGD from the coding sequence ATGGTCACCGTAGCCCTGCCCGACACCTGGGTGTACGCCCTTCGGCTGCCGCATGACCCGCGCGCCGCACGCGTCGCACGTATGACCGTGCGGGCGGCGCTGCACGGGCACGGCATGGGTGAAGTGGTGGACACCGTCGAGCTGTTGACGTCCGAGCTGGTCACCAACGCCTATCTGCACGGCGGCAAGGGGTCGGCGTCCCTACGGCTGACCGCGCTGGGGGACGGGCGGCTGCGCGTCGGACTGTGGGACGGCTGCCCCCGCATCCCGCCCCCCTTCGACCGCCCAACCGGCGACCGCGTCCCCCTCGTCCCGCCGGACAGCGAGACCGGGCGCGGGCTGTACCTCGTGCAGCGGTACGCCGACGCCTGGGGTGGCTGGCCGCTGGCCGGCGACCTCCTCGGCCGGGGTGGCGGCAAGCTGTTGTGGTTCGAGGTGAGGGGAGGGGCGGTTGGTGACTGA
- a CDS encoding helix-turn-helix domain-containing protein, whose translation MPPINNPTLRQRRLGAELRKLRERAGFTVTQAAAHLGVNQGRVSMIETGRSPLSADRVRGMASAYDCSDEALVDALASMTGRRVRGWWEEYREHLPAALVDLAELEHHATALRVALAIHIPALLQTTDHARALFRAVVPPMRPYEIEHRLAHRIRRQGILHRDDPPPYAAIIHESALRMGFGGPDVSRGQLNHLLDTNELPHVTVRVIPFGTEYYPSTGQSFDYVEGPVHQLDTVQLDTHHGGCGFLDAEAQLSKYRDVLDHMESCALPPVASRDFIHRLTQEI comes from the coding sequence GTGCCACCCATCAACAACCCCACGCTGCGGCAACGGCGACTCGGCGCCGAGCTGCGCAAACTCCGTGAACGAGCGGGCTTCACGGTCACCCAGGCGGCTGCGCACCTCGGCGTCAACCAAGGGCGCGTGAGCATGATCGAGACCGGACGCAGTCCGCTCAGCGCCGACCGCGTGCGCGGGATGGCATCCGCGTACGACTGCTCCGACGAGGCCCTGGTCGACGCGCTCGCCTCGATGACGGGGCGCCGCGTGCGGGGCTGGTGGGAGGAGTACCGCGAGCACCTGCCCGCCGCGCTGGTCGACCTGGCGGAGCTGGAGCACCACGCGACCGCGCTGCGCGTCGCCCTGGCCATCCACATTCCCGCACTGCTCCAGACCACGGACCACGCCCGCGCTCTCTTCCGGGCCGTGGTCCCGCCCATGCGCCCGTACGAGATCGAGCACCGGCTCGCCCACCGCATCAGACGGCAGGGCATCCTGCACCGGGACGATCCGCCGCCGTACGCCGCGATCATCCACGAGTCCGCCCTGCGCATGGGGTTCGGGGGCCCTGACGTGTCCCGGGGACAGCTGAACCACCTGCTCGACACGAACGAACTGCCGCACGTCACCGTTCGGGTGATCCCGTTCGGCACCGAGTACTACCCGAGCACGGGCCAGTCCTTCGACTACGTGGAGGGACCCGTCCACCAGCTCGACACCGTCCAACTGGACACCCACCACGGCGGCTGCGGATTCCTGGACGCGGAGGCCCAGTTGAGCAAGTACCGTGACGTACTGGATCACATGGAGTCCTGCGCGCTGCCCCCGGTCGCTTCCCGGGACTTCATCCACCGCCTGACCCAGGAGATCTGA
- a CDS encoding DUF397 domain-containing protein, translating into MRHLTWQKSTYSGDSSNCVHVAAASSSTVLLRESDEPEDRVLTTTPAALRQLIRSLK; encoded by the coding sequence GTGCGCCACCTCACCTGGCAGAAGTCCACGTACAGCGGAGACAGCTCCAACTGCGTCCACGTGGCCGCTGCTTCTTCCTCCACCGTCCTCCTCCGCGAAAGCGACGAACCCGAGGACCGCGTCCTCACCACCACCCCGGCCGCCCTGCGACAGCTCATACGCTCGCTGAAGTAA
- a CDS encoding saccharopine dehydrogenase NADP-binding domain-containing protein — translation MSEKTGRPGTESGAAGAAGDGGGIWILGGTGRVGRAVAARLMARGLSPVLVGRDAGRLREAAGQVGGDPRTVVAPTLEETKAALAREAPAVIVNTIGPFTTTAVPLVRACPPGTHYLDLSNELTSIRQVLDLHDEAVAAGSTLVPGAGFGVCATESAVRKVCEGRPPAERLRVDAVPSVRTEPGPLGEALAASLVDGVTVGGRRYERGRLVRTRIGAGVERFTLPDGSAARAMALPAGDLEAAHRASGAPYVTAGNAEIPSALMVRALLPVVAAVLSRPAIGNAAKRRLARVRATAREAPRPHSWARARATWPDGTTHEMWLRTGEAMEFTTRLAAEVATRLSRGEAAPGASTPATLFGPGLAEAAGAGFLTGGVTSASV, via the coding sequence GTGTCGGAGAAGACGGGGCGGCCCGGAACGGAATCCGGGGCGGCCGGGGCGGCCGGTGACGGCGGCGGCATCTGGATCCTGGGTGGCACCGGGCGCGTCGGCCGGGCGGTCGCCGCGCGGCTGATGGCCCGGGGCCTGTCGCCGGTCCTGGTGGGCCGCGACGCGGGCCGGCTGCGCGAGGCGGCCGGGCAGGTGGGCGGGGACCCGCGCACCGTCGTGGCGCCCACGCTCGAGGAGACGAAGGCGGCGCTGGCACGCGAGGCCCCCGCCGTGATCGTCAACACGATCGGACCGTTCACCACGACCGCCGTGCCGCTCGTCCGGGCCTGCCCGCCCGGCACCCACTACCTCGACCTCTCCAACGAGTTGACGTCGATCCGCCAGGTCCTCGACCTGCACGACGAGGCGGTGGCGGCCGGCAGCACGCTGGTTCCCGGCGCCGGTTTCGGCGTGTGCGCCACCGAGAGCGCCGTACGGAAGGTCTGCGAGGGCCGGCCGCCGGCGGAGCGGCTGCGGGTGGACGCGGTGCCGTCGGTCCGTACCGAGCCCGGTCCGCTGGGCGAGGCGCTGGCGGCCAGCCTGGTCGACGGCGTCACGGTGGGCGGTCGCCGCTACGAGCGGGGCCGTCTCGTCCGTACCCGGATCGGCGCCGGGGTCGAGCGCTTCACCCTGCCGGACGGCTCCGCGGCCCGTGCCATGGCACTGCCGGCCGGTGACCTGGAGGCCGCCCACCGCGCGAGCGGGGCCCCGTACGTGACGGCCGGCAACGCGGAGATCCCGAGCGCCCTGATGGTCCGCGCGCTGCTGCCCGTCGTGGCGGCCGTGCTGTCCCGCCCGGCGATCGGCAACGCGGCGAAACGGCGGCTCGCCCGGGTCCGCGCCACCGCACGCGAGGCCCCCCGCCCCCACTCCTGGGCCCGCGCCCGCGCGACCTGGCCCGACGGCACCACCCACGAGATGTGGCTGCGTACCGGCGAGGCCATGGAGTTCACCACGAGGCTGGCGGCGGAGGTCGCCACCCGCCTGTCCCGGGGCGAGGCCGCCCCGGGCGCCAGCACCCCGGCCACGCTGTTCGGACCGGGGTTGGCGGAGGCGGCGGGGGCGGGATTCCTGACGGGCGGCGTTACTTCAGCGAGCGTATGA
- a CDS encoding acyltransferase family protein, whose amino-acid sequence MTDGFPVQRSAATAADRGPSPAPSVTEDAPEKPAAPAKRPGRDRYLDLLRSLALVRVVAFHIFGWAWLTILFPSMGVMFALAGSLMARSLKRPPLSVIKSRLRRLLPPMWLFGAVLLTMMIVGGGWNPTKDPDLGSGFGGLVKLLEYIVPVGAPPYPAELGADSTGILGATWPDDAAGPLWYLRAYLWFVVASPLLLWAFRRFPWPTLLAPLGLTVLIDAGIVSIPGETGNAVTDFAVYGSCWVLGFAHHDGMLKKIPRYAVVSGSAFVMAFALWWASGHLGDEGWNLDEMPFVQAAWSLGFVAILLQYSPSWQELPGRLAKWDKLVTLSNNRAVTIYLWHNLLIAFTFPIIDQFYNLPFMQSESAVSMLDSSYEYWPFVLVWPMLAAAILAFGWVEDLAAKRRPRLWPNGAKRGRARAAATT is encoded by the coding sequence TTGACGGACGGTTTCCCGGTCCAGCGATCGGCGGCGACGGCGGCGGACCGGGGTCCCTCTCCGGCACCGTCCGTCACGGAGGACGCCCCGGAGAAGCCCGCGGCCCCGGCGAAGAGACCCGGCCGTGACCGTTACCTGGACCTCCTGCGCTCGCTCGCCCTGGTCCGCGTCGTCGCGTTCCACATCTTCGGCTGGGCGTGGCTGACGATCCTCTTCCCCTCCATGGGCGTCATGTTCGCCCTCGCGGGTTCGCTGATGGCCCGCTCGCTCAAGCGCCCGCCGCTGAGCGTGATCAAGAGCCGACTGCGCCGGCTGCTGCCCCCGATGTGGCTGTTCGGGGCGGTCCTGCTGACGATGATGATCGTCGGCGGCGGCTGGAACCCCACGAAGGATCCCGACCTCGGCTCCGGCTTCGGCGGGCTGGTGAAGCTGCTGGAGTACATCGTCCCGGTCGGCGCCCCGCCGTACCCGGCCGAACTCGGCGCCGACTCCACCGGCATCCTCGGCGCCACCTGGCCGGACGACGCGGCCGGCCCCCTGTGGTACCTGCGCGCCTACCTCTGGTTCGTGGTCGCCTCCCCGCTGCTGCTGTGGGCGTTCCGCCGCTTCCCGTGGCCGACGCTGCTCGCGCCGCTGGGCCTGACGGTGCTGATCGACGCGGGCATCGTCAGCATCCCCGGCGAGACCGGCAACGCGGTGACGGACTTCGCGGTCTACGGCAGCTGCTGGGTGCTCGGCTTCGCGCACCACGACGGCATGCTGAAGAAGATCCCCCGTTACGCCGTCGTCTCGGGCTCCGCCTTCGTGATGGCCTTCGCCCTGTGGTGGGCCTCGGGACACCTCGGCGACGAGGGCTGGAACCTGGACGAGATGCCGTTCGTCCAGGCGGCCTGGTCGCTCGGGTTCGTGGCCATCCTGCTCCAGTACTCCCCGTCGTGGCAGGAGCTGCCGGGCAGGCTGGCGAAGTGGGACAAGCTGGTGACCCTGTCGAACAACCGCGCGGTGACGATCTACCTCTGGCACAACCTGCTGATCGCGTTCACGTTCCCGATCATCGACCAGTTCTACAACCTGCCGTTCATGCAGAGCGAGAGCGCGGTGTCGATGCTCGACTCCTCCTACGAGTACTGGCCGTTCGTCCTGGTCTGGCCCATGCTCGCGGCGGCGATCCTCGCCTTCGGCTGGGTGGAGGACCTGGCGGCCAAACGGCGACCGAGGCTGTGGCCGAACGGGGCGAAGAGGGGACGGGCCAGGGCGGCCGCCACCACCTGA